One Erpetoichthys calabaricus chromosome 9, fErpCal1.3, whole genome shotgun sequence genomic region harbors:
- the panx3 gene encoding pannexin-3 produces MSIANSAAQYMLADALLPEGGNDSRLKSLVLELPIDRVIKFVSVGLPLLLVSMAFAREISTGPQISCFAPQNFTAKQAAYVDTYCWDSLMHHEFDTKGNFEERSLWVHKMFPYSLLVMAVMMYLPAMLWRFLVMPCLGADLLFVMDELDKSYNRSVRMAQSILELQQNSHNSKTFAAELERAKRERYFEFPLLERYLQLKQCSYFLVSMLFLRSFLLLLFISAACLYLVYFHLSAFLQDEFSCFVKTGLLQEEPWVPELVQCKLTGLLVFQIISVTNGAIYLLLVPLILFGLLRLFCWDRRFLSVYEVLPALGLMGGQKLGCPLNDLNVILLFLRANVSQIRSYGRLRAVCSVSGSQGISLARGYKLENEEEKEEREEREEEAREEAEEKGYTLVDIMRVLAGSNRDKKAEINPEEMPPPETLELSNRQGYHELKETPSCSYA; encoded by the exons ATGTCCATCGCAAATTCTGCAGCCCAGTACATGCTGGCAGATGCGCTGCTCCCAGAGGGTGGGAATGACTCACGACTCAAGTCTCTGGTTCTGGAGCTACCAATTGACCGAGTTATCAAGTTTGTGTCAGTGGGGCTGCCCTTGCTTCTTGTGTCTATGGCTTTTGCAAGAGAGATCTCCACCG GTCCACAGATCAGCTGTTTTGCCCCACAGAATTTCACTGCAAAGCAGGCAGCTTACGTGGACACATACTGCTGGGACTCTCTAATGCACCATGAATTTGACACCAAAGGCAACTTTGAAGAACGATCGTTATGGGTACACAAG ATGTTCCCCTACTCACTCCTAGTCATGGCTGTAATGATGTACTTGCCTGCCATGCTCTGGCGCTTCCTTGTGATGCCATGTCTTGGGGCAGACCTACTTTTTGTCATGGATGAGCTTGACAAATCATACAACCGTTCAGTAAGGATGGCTCAGAGCATTCTGGAACTGCAGCAGAACAGTCATAATTCCAAAACATTTGCAGCAGAATTGGAAAG GGCAAAACGTGAACGCTATTTTGAGTTTCCACTGTTGGAGCGCTACCTTCAGCTAAAACAGTGTTCCTATTTTCTGGTCTCCATGCTGTTTCTCCgaagcttccttttgttgttgttcatttcAGCTGCCTGCCTCTACCTTGTCTACTTCCACCTCTCTGCCTTCCTGCAGGATGAATTTAGCTGCTTTGTGAAAACGGGTCTGCTACAGGAGGAGCCTTGGGTACCTGAGCTTGTGCAGTGCAAGCTGACAGGTCTGCTGGTCTTCCAGATTATCAGTGTCACCAATGGGGCTATCTATTTGCTTCTTGTGCCCTTGATCCTATTTGGCCTCCTGCGTCTCTTCTGCTGGGATCGGCGTTTCCTATCAGTCTACGAGGTCCTTCCAGCTCTTGGTCTAATGGGTGGTCAGAAACTTGGTTGCCCCCTCAATGACCTCAATGTCATCTTACTATTCCTGCGGGCTAATGTCTCCCAGATACGATCCTATGGGCGACTTAGAGCTGTGTGCTCTGTGAGTGGTTCTCAAGGAATCTCCTTGGCACGGGGGTACAAACTGGAGaatgaagaggaaaaagaggAAAGAGAAGAGCGTGAGGAAGAAGCAAGAGAGGAAGCAGAGGAAAAGGGCTATACATTGGTGGATATCATGAGAGTGCTGGCTGGGTCAAACAGAGACAAGAAAGCAGAGATCAATCCTGAGGAGATGCCACCTCCTGAAACCCTTG AGTTGTCTAACCGGCAGGGCTACCATGAGTTGAAGGAGACGCCATCATGTAGTTATGCCTAG